In Xanthomonas fragariae, the genomic window AACGCTGCCTCCGATGCCACCGAGCAAGCACAACGCCGCACCTGCCACGCCGGCCAGCGCTGCGGCCCGCCACCGCGCGGTACGCTGCGGCTCAGTCATAGTCGCACTCGCCCGCCAGTACCACCGTCTTGGGCAGTTGCAGGTAGAAGCCGTGCTTGCTCAGCGCCTCGCGCACCGTTGCCACGTCGGCCTGCGCCAGACGGCGCTCCGGCGTCAGCGCCACCTCCAGCACGAACGCGAACGGCGACAGCTGCGCGCGCACAGCGTCGGGAAGACCGGAGAAGTCGTCACGCGTGGCGAGATAGACGAAGGTGTCCTGCTTGCGTTGGCTTTTATAAACGTAGGCGTGCATGCGCGCGTGGTCGCGCTCGAAGGAAGGTGTGTCGCAGGATTGTGTCCCAATTGCGCCGACGGCGAAAGCGCGGCACGCGCGAAAATCCCAGCCGCGTCAGCGACATGACCGTCACGTTCAGTTGCGCCATCCACGGGAGACGGACACGCCGTCGATATACTGAGAGCACTTTTTGCCAGCCAGACCATCGTGAGCCAAGCGCAGCATTCGTCCCAGATGGCCCCGGTCGCCGTCACCGCGTTCACTTCCACCACAGCGCTCGGCGCCGGGCTCGCCGCCCAGGTGGCCGCGCTGACTGCCCGCCGCAGTGGCCTGCGTCGCAACGATTTCGGCCCGCAACCGCTGCACTGCTGGATCGGACGCGTCGACGGCGTGGAAGACGTCGTGCTGCCCGATGCCTTGCAAGGCTGGGACTGCCGCAACAATCGCCTGGCCTGGCTGGCCCTGCAGCAGGATGGCCTGGCCGCTGCGGTGCAGGCCGCAGCGCAGCGCTACGGTGCTGCGCGCGTGGCGGTGCTCATGGGCACCTCGACCTCCAGCGTCGGCGCCAGCGAAGAGGCGTATACGCGCTTGAT contains:
- a CDS encoding YcgL domain-containing protein, with product MHAYVYKSQRKQDTFVYLATRDDFSGLPDAVRAQLSPFAFVLEVALTPERRLAQADVATVREALSKHGFYLQLPKTVVLAGECDYD